The following are from one region of the Trichocoleus sp. genome:
- a CDS encoding glycogen/starch/alpha-glucan phosphorylase: MTSQSFDVHIHVEDDRTGMTVAALKRALADNLYYIQGKDEYFATLYDYYMALAYTVRDRLVHRRIKTAQAYYEKDVKMVYYLSAEFLIGRLLLNNLINLGLYDQMQEVLKGSGLNLDDLIEREEEPGLGNGGLGRLAACFLDSMATLEIPAVGYGIRYEFGIFDQYIADGWQVEHPDNWLRFGNPWELPRPDYTVEVKFGGYTESSADAQGQMRTKWVPRITVFGTPYDTPISGYGTDTVNTLRLWAARAGEDFDLHVFNAGDYTQAVAAKTFSENISKVLYPNDNTPQGKELRLQQQYFFVACSLQDIIRLYLRNHDSFDEFPEKAAIQLNDTHPAIGVAELMRIFLDDYQMAWDKAWDITQRTFAYTNHTLLSEALERWSVSLFGRLLPRHLEIIYDINLNFLNEVRLKYPSDPTKLARMSLIEEGQDKQVRMAHLASVGSHAVNGVAALHTELIKKELMRDFYEMYPEKFQNKTNGITPRRWLLISNPKLSQLITEKIGDRWITHLEELRQLEAFVDDPEFRAQWRQIKQANKDYLANYIQRTNNIELDPYSLFDVQIKRIHEYKRQILCAMHIVTLYNRIKANPSLDVVPRTFIFGGKAAPGYFMAKMAIKLINSIGDVVNNDPDVAGRLKVVFLANYSVSLGQFAYPAADLSEQISTAGKEASGTGNMKFALNGALTIGTLDGANVEIREEVGAENFFLFGLTAQEVMDLKAKGYKPLEYYNANAELKLVIDQMSSGFFSPREPGLFMSIVDSLMSHDEYMLLADYQSYAECQERVSQAFRDHDNWTRMSILNVARMGKFSSDRTISDYCKEIWNVHPVKIDLEAYSQDGAGLKLRQVKEMA; this comes from the coding sequence ATGACCAGCCAGTCTTTTGACGTTCACATTCATGTAGAGGACGATCGCACCGGAATGACGGTTGCGGCACTGAAACGTGCTCTGGCAGATAACCTCTATTACATTCAAGGGAAAGACGAATATTTCGCCACCCTTTATGACTACTACATGGCGCTGGCGTACACTGTGCGCGATCGTCTTGTTCATCGTCGTATCAAGACCGCCCAGGCTTACTACGAGAAAGATGTCAAGATGGTTTACTACCTCTCGGCAGAATTCTTGATTGGGCGCCTGCTGCTGAATAATCTGATCAATCTGGGGCTGTATGACCAGATGCAGGAAGTTTTGAAGGGGTCAGGGCTAAATTTAGATGATTTGATCGAGCGAGAAGAAGAACCCGGTCTAGGCAATGGCGGCTTAGGACGATTGGCAGCTTGCTTCCTCGACTCAATGGCAACGCTAGAAATCCCGGCTGTTGGGTATGGCATTCGCTATGAATTTGGCATTTTTGACCAATACATTGCAGATGGCTGGCAAGTCGAGCATCCTGATAACTGGCTGCGGTTTGGCAACCCCTGGGAACTGCCGCGCCCTGACTACACCGTAGAAGTGAAATTTGGCGGATATACTGAGTCCTCCGCTGATGCTCAGGGGCAAATGCGAACCAAATGGGTTCCTCGCATCACCGTTTTTGGCACACCCTACGACACGCCGATTTCCGGCTACGGCACGGATACAGTCAATACGCTTCGCCTCTGGGCAGCGAGAGCTGGGGAAGATTTTGATTTGCACGTCTTCAATGCTGGAGACTATACGCAGGCTGTCGCTGCTAAAACCTTCTCCGAAAACATTTCCAAAGTTCTTTACCCCAACGACAACACGCCCCAAGGAAAAGAACTGCGGTTACAGCAGCAATATTTCTTTGTCGCTTGCTCACTACAAGACATCATCCGCCTCTACTTGCGGAACCATGATTCTTTTGATGAATTCCCTGAAAAAGCAGCCATTCAGCTAAACGACACCCATCCGGCGATCGGTGTGGCTGAACTGATGCGGATCTTCCTGGATGACTATCAGATGGCATGGGACAAAGCCTGGGATATTACTCAGCGCACCTTTGCCTACACAAACCATACGCTGCTCTCTGAAGCACTAGAACGGTGGTCGGTTAGCCTGTTTGGGCGGTTGCTGCCTCGCCATCTAGAAATTATCTACGACATCAACCTCAATTTCTTGAATGAGGTACGGCTGAAATATCCCAGTGACCCGACCAAGCTGGCAAGAATGTCGTTGATTGAGGAAGGGCAGGATAAGCAAGTCCGAATGGCGCATCTCGCTTCCGTTGGCAGTCATGCGGTGAATGGCGTTGCAGCGCTGCATACCGAACTGATCAAGAAAGAACTGATGCGGGACTTCTATGAGATGTATCCCGAAAAGTTCCAGAACAAAACCAATGGAATTACCCCTCGCCGCTGGCTGCTGATCAGCAACCCCAAACTCTCACAGCTCATTACCGAGAAGATTGGCGATCGCTGGATTACCCATCTTGAAGAACTGCGACAGTTGGAAGCCTTTGTCGATGATCCTGAGTTTCGGGCACAATGGCGGCAGATCAAGCAGGCAAACAAAGACTATCTGGCAAACTACATTCAGCGTACTAACAACATTGAACTTGATCCCTATTCGCTGTTTGATGTTCAGATTAAGCGGATTCACGAATACAAACGCCAGATCCTTTGCGCGATGCATATCGTCACGCTCTATAACCGGATCAAGGCAAATCCAAGCCTGGATGTTGTGCCGCGCACCTTTATCTTTGGTGGTAAAGCAGCTCCGGGCTATTTCATGGCGAAAATGGCAATTAAGCTGATCAACTCGATCGGGGATGTAGTCAACAACGACCCTGATGTTGCCGGACGCTTGAAAGTTGTTTTCCTGGCAAACTATTCGGTTTCGCTAGGACAGTTTGCTTACCCGGCAGCTGACCTCTCCGAACAGATTTCAACGGCAGGGAAAGAGGCTTCTGGGACGGGTAACATGAAGTTTGCCCTGAATGGGGCACTGACGATCGGCACGCTAGATGGCGCCAACGTGGAAATCCGTGAAGAGGTCGGAGCCGAAAACTTCTTCCTGTTTGGCTTAACTGCCCAAGAAGTGATGGATCTGAAGGCAAAAGGCTACAAGCCGCTGGAATACTACAACGCGAACGCTGAGCTGAAGTTGGTGATCGACCAGATGTCCTCCGGTTTCTTCTCTCCCAGAGAGCCGGGACTGTTTATGTCGATCGTTGATTCGCTGATGAGCCACGATGAATATATGCTGCTGGCAGACTATCAGTCCTATGCTGAGTGTCAGGAGCGAGTCAGCCAAGCCTTCCGCGATCATGATAATTGGACTCGCATGTCAATCTTGAACGTGGCGC
- a CDS encoding neutral zinc metallopeptidase, translating into MRWEFGRRSQNVEDRRGMGGRPLMVGGGIGSIILALVVAFLGGDPSVVFQQGSSDGSSSDQTQQQIPPEQDQQAELSKVVLASTEDVWTQIFQQTGESYVKPRMVLFSNATESGCGYAESAMGPFYCPRDQKVYVDLSFFQDLANRHNAPGDFAQAYVIAHEVGHHVQNQLGISSQVQSLQQRASKTQANQLSVRLELQADCFAGVWANHADRDRVGISLEQGDIEEAINAASQIGDDRLQKQARGYVVPDAFTHGSSAQRVRWFKQGIQSGDPAQCNTFDTANL; encoded by the coding sequence ATGCGTTGGGAGTTTGGTCGCAGAAGCCAGAATGTTGAAGATAGACGAGGGATGGGAGGACGTCCCCTGATGGTTGGTGGTGGCATTGGCAGTATTATTTTGGCGCTGGTTGTCGCTTTTTTGGGTGGCGATCCCTCCGTTGTCTTTCAGCAAGGTTCATCTGATGGAAGCTCTTCCGACCAGACACAGCAGCAAATTCCACCTGAACAAGACCAGCAGGCTGAGCTGTCGAAAGTAGTACTGGCATCAACCGAAGATGTCTGGACTCAGATTTTTCAGCAAACCGGAGAGAGTTATGTCAAGCCGAGGATGGTGCTGTTCTCAAATGCCACAGAATCGGGCTGCGGCTATGCAGAATCGGCAATGGGTCCGTTTTACTGCCCGAGAGACCAAAAAGTTTATGTTGATCTGAGCTTCTTCCAGGACTTAGCCAATCGGCATAATGCACCCGGAGATTTTGCTCAGGCTTATGTCATTGCTCATGAAGTCGGGCATCATGTCCAGAATCAACTTGGCATTTCCAGTCAGGTTCAGTCGCTCCAGCAGCGAGCCAGCAAAACTCAGGCAAATCAGCTCTCTGTTCGGCTTGAACTTCAGGCAGACTGTTTTGCAGGCGTCTGGGCAAACCATGCCGATCGCGATCGCGTTGGAATTTCCCTGGAGCAGGGCGATATTGAAGAAGCGATTAACGCAGCCAGCCAGATTGGAGATGATCGCCTTCAGAAACAGGCCAGGGGCTATGTTGTACCGGATGCTTTCACACATGGCTCATCTGCACAGCGAGTGCGCTGGTTTAAGCAGGGCATTCAATCAGGTGATCCGGCTCAGTGCAATACCTTTGATACCGCAAATCTTTAG
- a CDS encoding S8 family serine peptidase, whose translation MVGKVTTEGDRAMRSNVARRLFNLNGRGISIGIISDSFNSLGGEQLDIRSGDLPGARNPLGYRQKMRVLKDIRDGGDEGRAMAQIIFDVAPGAKLMFHAGGDTEAEFAHAIRNLAKAGADIIVDDIFFPTETLLQDGISAQAITDVTNQGVLFFSAAGNDGNRSYESAFNSGTAFAFRGTTYIAHNFAAENGIDPFQDIQISENSQVDLLLNWDQPSGQVNSDLEMFLLDRPQFPGEGATVLATGTIIPSGQNHASEELAYSSTLPQTAYLLIAQRQNDELVPGFFKWVSIANSGDGRTTYQYVNDTSAAIGGSTVYGHSNAANAIAVGSAYYRQTPAFGVNPPRLDTFSSRGGSPIIFTVQGDRLANPEVRRKPEIIGPNGVSTTLFGFSPFFGTSAAAPHLAAVAALMLQRAGGTKGLTLQQLVSRLQQTAIPIAQVRMSTTMGFVAADDAVLASAQFQQIGSPMVDKLLGTSTADNLYGLAGNDRLDGKAGFDALWGGDGNDVLWGGDGNDYLLGEAGSDRIGGGDGNDTLLGRGGNDWLDGDNGNDVLLGDAGQNAVVGGKGRDLFVLNPWGSLAVQDFEPGRDRLGLSHQLKFADLTIQQQGQDSLIQFHDRVLAKLSNVMATTIGATDFIPTAGARSLV comes from the coding sequence ATGGTTGGGAAAGTAACAACAGAGGGCGATCGGGCAATGCGATCAAATGTTGCCCGCAGATTATTTAATCTCAACGGACGAGGCATTTCGATCGGCATTATTTCTGACAGTTTTAATTCGCTTGGAGGCGAACAATTAGATATTCGCAGCGGCGACTTGCCCGGTGCTCGAAATCCTTTGGGCTATCGGCAAAAAATGCGAGTGCTCAAGGATATTCGGGATGGTGGTGATGAAGGTCGGGCAATGGCGCAAATTATCTTTGATGTTGCTCCTGGTGCAAAGCTAATGTTTCATGCGGGAGGCGACACAGAGGCAGAATTTGCCCATGCGATCCGCAATTTAGCCAAAGCTGGAGCCGATATCATCGTAGATGACATTTTTTTTCCCACTGAAACGCTGCTACAAGATGGCATTTCTGCTCAAGCCATTACAGATGTCACCAATCAAGGCGTCTTATTTTTCTCAGCGGCAGGCAATGATGGGAACCGATCGTATGAAAGTGCTTTTAATTCAGGTACAGCTTTCGCCTTTCGCGGAACAACCTACATCGCCCATAATTTTGCAGCAGAAAATGGCATCGATCCGTTTCAGGATATTCAGATTTCTGAGAACAGCCAAGTTGATCTGCTGCTGAACTGGGATCAGCCGTCGGGGCAGGTCAATTCAGACCTGGAAATGTTTTTGCTCGATCGTCCTCAGTTTCCTGGAGAAGGGGCAACTGTGCTGGCAACGGGTACGATTATCCCTTCCGGTCAAAACCATGCCTCTGAGGAACTCGCTTATAGCAGCACTTTGCCCCAAACAGCCTATCTACTGATTGCCCAGCGCCAGAATGACGAATTGGTTCCAGGATTCTTCAAGTGGGTCAGTATTGCCAACAGCGGTGATGGCAGAACCACCTATCAGTATGTCAATGACACTTCAGCCGCGATCGGTGGCTCTACAGTTTATGGGCACTCCAATGCTGCAAATGCGATTGCCGTTGGCTCAGCTTACTATCGTCAAACTCCAGCCTTCGGGGTTAATCCACCGCGATTAGATACGTTTTCCAGCCGGGGTGGCTCTCCTATCATCTTTACAGTGCAGGGCGATCGGTTGGCGAACCCGGAGGTGCGGCGGAAACCAGAAATTATTGGTCCTAATGGCGTTTCCACAACACTATTTGGATTTTCTCCTTTTTTTGGGACTTCAGCAGCGGCTCCCCATTTGGCAGCAGTGGCGGCACTCATGCTGCAACGAGCAGGTGGAACAAAAGGATTAACCTTGCAACAGCTGGTTTCTCGACTGCAACAGACGGCAATCCCGATCGCTCAGGTTCGGATGAGTACCACAATGGGCTTTGTCGCCGCAGATGATGCAGTACTGGCGTCGGCTCAGTTTCAGCAAATTGGTTCCCCTATGGTCGATAAGCTTTTGGGAACGTCAACCGCAGATAACCTTTATGGTTTGGCAGGTAACGATCGCCTGGATGGGAAAGCGGGCTTTGATGCGCTCTGGGGCGGTGATGGAAACGATGTGCTGTGGGGTGGTGATGGAAATGATTATTTGTTGGGAGAAGCAGGAAGCGATCGAATTGGTGGCGGCGATGGAAATGACACGCTGTTAGGGAGAGGCGGCAATGACTGGCTAGACGGGGACAACGGAAATGATGTCCTGCTTGGGGATGCTGGACAGAATGCTGTCGTGGGTGGGAAAGGACGCGATCTCTTTGTGCTAAATCCTTGGGGATCACTTGCCGTACAAGATTTCGAGCCAGGACGAGATCGACTTGGACTGTCCCATCAGCTTAAATTTGCGGATCTCACTATTCAACAACAGGGACAAGATAGCCTGATTCAGTTTCACGATAGGGTGCTGGCAAAACTCTCAAACGTTATGGCAACAACGATCGGAGCAACTGATTTTATCCCTACGGCTGGGGCACGCTCTCTAGTTTGA
- a CDS encoding S8 family peptidase, with translation MPLPAQFQSSFSSPLTTHPAPTALQGRSSLASETRRLQPQKNNRFLRSRQRIQGELKSGDRFNGWLSSWTDDYMLRSVKPGQQIEVNLKSNRFDAYLELLDGKSKRVLLYGEDIDVVNSDARIIFTAKPGVRYQLRVSVSPTPARTSKDQGKYVLQSRVIPPVSGNFNFFYGYGLVNAASAVAQAIGKPAFADVAPSGNANWGIDAIKAPAVWAQGYMGQDVVVAVVDTGIDYTHPDLRDNLWTNSREIAGNGFDDDSNGFIDDINGWDFVSQDNDPQDIDGHGTVGAGIIAASGQTGSAQGVAYRAKIMPVRVLSDNEDSQDSTAVANGIRYAVQNGAKVINLSLSSSGARSLFKSLPENEAALQYAQQAGVTVVMASGNDREDYGTLRPIEPAYSATRGFGIAVGAVDRNLQLADFSNPAGNKPLNFVVAPGVDIFSTSKSGGYLADNVGTSFSTPFVSGIAALMLSADPALSPDQIQAIFNATATQNVGLYP, from the coding sequence ATGCCTTTGCCTGCCCAATTTCAGTCCAGTTTTTCTTCACCTTTGACGACCCATCCTGCCCCGACTGCCCTTCAAGGTCGATCGAGCCTTGCCTCAGAGACGAGGAGGCTACAGCCGCAAAAAAATAATCGATTCTTACGCTCCAGGCAGCGGATTCAAGGTGAACTCAAATCGGGCGATCGATTTAATGGCTGGCTGTCCTCGTGGACAGATGACTATATGCTTCGCAGCGTTAAACCGGGGCAGCAAATTGAAGTTAATCTAAAATCCAATCGTTTTGATGCCTACTTAGAATTGCTTGATGGCAAGAGCAAGCGTGTTTTGCTGTATGGCGAGGATATTGACGTCGTCAACTCCGATGCCCGGATTATTTTTACAGCCAAACCAGGGGTGCGCTATCAACTGCGCGTCAGCGTCTCGCCAACGCCTGCCCGAACCTCCAAAGACCAGGGCAAATACGTTTTACAAAGCCGGGTTATCCCTCCAGTTAGCGGCAACTTTAACTTTTTCTATGGCTATGGTCTGGTCAATGCAGCCAGTGCAGTTGCTCAGGCGATCGGGAAACCTGCTTTTGCGGATGTCGCTCCTTCCGGCAATGCCAATTGGGGGATTGATGCGATTAAGGCTCCGGCAGTTTGGGCACAAGGCTACATGGGGCAGGATGTCGTTGTTGCCGTGGTTGATACGGGCATTGACTATACCCATCCTGATTTGCGAGACAACCTTTGGACAAACAGTAGAGAGATTGCCGGAAATGGTTTTGATGACGACAGCAATGGCTTCATAGATGATATCAACGGCTGGGATTTTGTCTCCCAGGATAACGACCCACAAGACATTGATGGACATGGAACTGTGGGCGCAGGCATTATTGCAGCTTCCGGGCAGACGGGTTCAGCGCAGGGCGTAGCATATCGCGCCAAAATTATGCCAGTTCGGGTCTTAAGTGATAACGAGGACAGTCAGGACAGTACTGCTGTCGCAAATGGGATTCGTTATGCAGTGCAAAACGGTGCAAAGGTCATTAACCTCAGCCTCAGTTCGTCCGGGGCAAGGAGTCTGTTTAAGTCATTGCCTGAAAATGAAGCAGCTTTGCAATACGCACAGCAGGCAGGTGTAACCGTTGTCATGGCATCCGGAAACGATCGAGAAGACTATGGCACCCTTCGCCCGATTGAGCCTGCCTATTCTGCCACGCGCGGCTTCGGGATTGCCGTTGGTGCAGTGGATCGAAACTTACAGCTTGCCGACTTCTCGAATCCAGCAGGCAACAAGCCTCTAAATTTTGTTGTGGCTCCTGGCGTTGATATTTTTTCAACCTCCAAGTCAGGAGGATATCTGGCAGACAATGTCGGTACATCATTCTCGACTCCCTTTGTCTCCGGAATTGCAGCTTTGATGCTGAGCGCCGACCCAGCCCTAAGCCCGGATCAAATTCAGGCAATCTTCAACGCAACCGCAACCCAAAATGTGGGTCTTTATCCTTAG
- the ileS gene encoding isoleucine--tRNA ligase: protein MAMPIDRPIQSLNTRPLPFKTPVTVTEPGSYKDTVNLPQTKFDMRANAPKREPEIQQFWADHQIYETMSQNNPGDPFILHDGPPYANGALHIGHALNKTLKDIINKYNLLKGRKVRYVPGWDCHGLPIELKVLQEMKPEERSKLTPIELRQRAKAWAIEQQQQQATSFQRYGVWGDWAHPYLTLTPNYEAAQIGVFGQMALKGYIYRGLKPVYWSPSSQTALAEAELEYPEGHTSRSIYVAFKMVSLSEAAAAFSPYLDNLGVAIWTTTPWTIPANLAVALNPVLKYSVVEAKDGNLPCPYLIIATDLIDRLSQLFGAELTVKATVSGKDLEFSSYQHPLFDRTSPIVIGGDYVTTESGTGLVHTAPGHGMDDFIVGQRYGLPVLSPVDDLGNFTEEAGQFKGLNVLKDANEAIIQALSEQKALLKEETYAHRYPYDWRTKKPVIYRATEQWFASVEGFRDQALQAIAEVNWIPAQGENRITPMVAERSDWCISRQRSWGVPIPVFYDEETNEPLLNEATIAHVQAIFAEKGSDAWWEMSIDELLPEPYRSNGRTYRRGTDTMDVWFDSGSSWAAVAEAREGLVYPVDMYLEGSDQHRGWFQSSLLTSVAVNGIAPYKTVLTHGFALDEQGRKMSKSLGNVVDPAIVINGGKNQKEDPAYGADVLRLWVSSVDYSSDVPLGKNILKQLADVYRKIRNTARFLLGNLHDFDPAKDAVPYEQLPELDRYMLHRMTEVFADVTDAFETYQFFRFFQTVQNFCVVDLSNFYLDIAKDRLYISAAESPRRRSCQTVLAVALENLARSIAPVLSHLAEDIWQYLPYKTSYQSVFESGWIKLDDPWKKPELAAKWSQLRMIRDEVNRVMEKARADKAIGSSLEAKVLLYVTDLELRQMMQAMNPASSLTGNGIDELRYLLITSQVELLDAPAQLADLKYQSQSDALGIGVTDADGKKCDRCWNYSLFVGNSTLHPLLCERCIPALEGKF, encoded by the coding sequence ATGGCAATGCCGATCGATCGTCCGATACAATCCTTAAATACCCGACCTCTACCCTTTAAAACTCCCGTGACTGTGACAGAACCCGGAAGCTACAAAGATACTGTTAATTTGCCCCAAACCAAGTTTGATATGCGGGCAAACGCGCCCAAGCGCGAACCTGAGATTCAGCAGTTCTGGGCAGATCATCAAATTTATGAAACGATGTCACAGAATAATCCGGGCGATCCCTTTATTCTTCATGATGGTCCCCCCTATGCAAATGGGGCGTTGCATATTGGACATGCCCTCAACAAAACGCTGAAAGACATCATCAACAAATACAATTTGCTGAAAGGTCGGAAAGTTCGCTATGTCCCCGGTTGGGATTGTCATGGACTGCCGATCGAACTGAAAGTGCTGCAAGAAATGAAGCCAGAGGAGCGATCGAAGCTCACGCCGATAGAACTGCGGCAACGCGCTAAAGCCTGGGCAATTGAGCAGCAGCAGCAACAGGCAACCAGTTTTCAGCGATATGGCGTTTGGGGTGATTGGGCACATCCTTACCTGACGCTGACTCCCAACTACGAAGCAGCTCAGATTGGTGTATTTGGTCAGATGGCGCTCAAAGGCTATATCTACCGAGGTTTGAAGCCAGTCTACTGGAGCCCCAGTTCCCAAACTGCTCTGGCAGAAGCAGAACTGGAATATCCAGAGGGGCATACCTCCCGCAGTATTTATGTTGCCTTCAAAATGGTCAGCCTTTCTGAGGCAGCAGCGGCATTCTCGCCTTATCTAGATAATCTAGGCGTCGCCATCTGGACGACCACTCCCTGGACAATTCCGGCAAACTTAGCAGTTGCGCTGAATCCAGTCCTGAAATACTCGGTTGTCGAAGCGAAGGACGGCAACTTGCCCTGCCCCTATCTGATCATCGCCACGGATCTAATCGATCGTCTGTCTCAACTGTTTGGGGCAGAACTAACCGTCAAAGCCACCGTGAGCGGCAAAGACCTGGAATTCTCCAGCTATCAGCATCCCCTATTCGATCGCACCAGCCCGATCGTCATTGGCGGCGATTACGTCACTACAGAGTCGGGTACAGGTTTAGTTCACACAGCTCCGGGTCATGGCATGGATGACTTCATTGTGGGTCAACGATATGGCTTGCCTGTCCTGTCTCCGGTCGATGATTTGGGTAACTTCACAGAGGAAGCGGGGCAGTTCAAAGGGCTGAACGTCCTTAAGGATGCAAATGAGGCAATCATTCAAGCGCTTAGCGAGCAAAAAGCACTGCTGAAAGAGGAAACCTATGCTCACCGTTATCCCTATGACTGGCGTACCAAGAAACCCGTAATCTATCGCGCTACAGAACAGTGGTTTGCTTCTGTGGAAGGGTTCCGTGATCAGGCACTCCAAGCAATTGCTGAGGTGAATTGGATTCCAGCGCAGGGTGAAAATCGGATCACACCAATGGTGGCAGAGCGATCGGACTGGTGTATCTCACGGCAGCGCAGTTGGGGTGTACCCATTCCGGTGTTCTATGACGAAGAAACGAATGAGCCGCTCTTGAACGAAGCAACGATCGCCCATGTGCAAGCTATTTTTGCTGAAAAAGGCTCGGATGCCTGGTGGGAAATGTCGATCGACGAACTGTTGCCGGAACCCTATCGCAGCAACGGACGCACCTACCGCAGAGGCACAGACACAATGGATGTCTGGTTTGATTCTGGTTCTTCTTGGGCAGCAGTAGCGGAAGCGCGAGAAGGACTGGTTTACCCTGTCGATATGTATCTGGAAGGCTCCGACCAGCACCGGGGTTGGTTTCAGTCTAGCTTGCTCACTAGTGTTGCCGTCAATGGCATCGCCCCTTACAAAACCGTCCTAACCCATGGGTTTGCTTTAGATGAGCAGGGGCGCAAGATGAGCAAATCGTTGGGCAATGTTGTTGATCCGGCGATCGTCATCAATGGCGGCAAGAACCAGAAAGAAGATCCAGCTTATGGAGCAGATGTGCTGCGTCTCTGGGTTTCTTCGGTGGATTACTCCTCGGATGTGCCGCTTGGCAAAAACATCCTGAAGCAGTTGGCTGATGTCTATCGCAAGATTCGCAACACGGCACGATTCTTGCTGGGCAACCTGCATGACTTTGATCCGGCAAAAGATGCTGTCCCTTATGAGCAACTCCCCGAACTCGATCGCTATATGCTGCATCGGATGACGGAAGTTTTTGCCGATGTCACAGATGCTTTTGAAACCTACCAGTTCTTCCGCTTCTTCCAAACGGTGCAGAACTTCTGCGTGGTCGATCTGTCAAACTTCTATTTGGATATTGCGAAAGATCGGCTCTATATCAGCGCGGCTGAGTCTCCCCGTCGTCGCAGTTGTCAAACCGTTCTCGCTGTTGCACTAGAGAATCTGGCTCGATCGATCGCTCCTGTGCTGTCCCACTTGGCTGAGGATATTTGGCAATACTTACCCTACAAAACGTCCTACCAATCGGTGTTTGAGTCGGGTTGGATCAAGCTAGATGACCCCTGGAAAAAGCCAGAACTGGCAGCAAAATGGTCACAGCTACGCATGATTCGGGATGAGGTAAATCGGGTGATGGAAAAAGCCAGGGCAGATAAAGCGATCGGCTCTTCGCTGGAAGCCAAGGTGCTGCTCTATGTCACCGATCTGGAACTGCGCCAGATGATGCAAGCGATGAACCCCGCAAGCAGCCTCACCGGAAATGGGATCGATGAACTGCGCTACCTGCTGATCACCTCTCAGGTGGAATTGCTCGATGCACCTGCCCAACTTGCAGACCTGAAATATCAGTCCCAATCGGATGCGCTGGGAATTGGTGTAACGGATGCGGATGGCAAGAAATGCGATCGATGCTGGAATTACTCGCTGTTTGTCGGGAATTCCACTTTGCATCCCTTACTTTGCGAACGCTGCATTCCAGCGCTGGAGGGAAAATTCTAA